Proteins from one Xenopus tropicalis strain Nigerian chromosome 1, UCB_Xtro_10.0, whole genome shotgun sequence genomic window:
- the LOC101734878 gene encoding nicotinamide N-methyltransferase — MEPNPTKFYHLHQFDTRDFTNNFFSPQADSLFLEQAVKYPLRTLYTEFASGYIKGESLIDVSIGPLIFPLFPVFEPFREITVLKLNDDCIKELEKWRTSDPGACDWSHAVEFMAELEGNSAVWTHKEEQLKRRIKHLLKCDVSAENLVDERTVPKADCLLTAWILETISQDETSYWNNFKKMSALLKLGGHLVLIGDIQGSFFIVGGHKYHILPIGEEFLRKTLEDEGYSIVFYSAVGRNAEKQTTNYEKIVCIIARKVRER; from the exons ATGGAGCCAAACCCTACTAAGTTCTATCATCTGCACCAGTTTGACACAAGAGATTTCACTAACAATTTCTTTTCTCCCCAAGCAGATAGTTTGTTCCTAGAACAAGCTGTGAAATACCCGCTGAGAACTCTGTATACGGAATTTGCTTCAG GTTATATCAAAGGTGAAAGCTTGATTGACGTCAGTATTGGACCCCTCATTTTTCCCCTCTTCCCAGTTTTTGAGCCCTTCAGAGAAATCACAGTCTTAAAATTAAATGATGACTGCATCAAAgaactggaaaaatggagaacATCCGATCCGGGTGCCTGTGACTGGTCTCATGCAGTCGAGTTCATGGCGGAACTGGAAGGAAAcag TGCTGTTTGGACACATAAAGAAGAACAgctaaaaagaagaataaaacacCTACTGAAATGTGATGTTTCAGCAGAAAACCTGGTTGATGAAAGGACGGTTCCAAAGGCAGACTGTCTCCTCACAGCATGGATCCTGGAGACCATTAGCCAAGATGAAACTTCCTACTGGAACAATTTCAAGAAAATGTCAGCTTTGCTAAAATTAGGAGGTCACCTGGTCTTAATTGGAGATATCCAGGGATCCTTTTTCATTGTCGGGGGCCACAAGTATCACATCTTACCCATTGGGGAAGAGTTCTTAAGGAAGACTCTAGAGGATGAAGGTTactctattgtattctatagtGCAGTGGGGAGGAACGCTGAGAAGCAAACAACTAATTATGAGAAGATTGTGTGTATCATAGCCCGCAAAGTAAGGGAAAGATAG